The Rhabdothermincola salaria genome segment CATGCGGTTGTGGTTGCCCTGGATGGTGTTGATCTCGCCGTTGTGGCAGAGCATCCGGAAGGGCTGGGCCCGCTCCCACGTCGGCAGGGTGTTGGTGCTGAAGCGCTGGTGGAAGATGGCCAGCGGCGCCATGAAGCGCTCGTCGGCGAGGTCGAGGTAGAAGTCGGCGAGCGCGTCGGCCGCGACGAGGCCCTTGTGGACCACGGTCCGAAACGAGCAGGAGACCACGTAGGTGTCCGACGTGGTCCGGTCGATGCGGCGTCGGAGGCGGAACGCCTTGCGCTCGAGCTCCTCGGAGGCGGCATCGAACAAGGGGTCGTCGTCGTCCCGAGGAGCCAGCGCGTCGACCTGGGCGGCGGTGGCAGGGGTCGGTCGGAACACGGCCTGCAGGATCTCGGGCCGGGTGCGGGCGGCCAGCTCACCCAGGGCCTCGCCGTCCGTCGGTGGGGTGCGCCAGGTGACGACCTCGAGGCCTTCCTCGGCGGCCGCGGCCTCGACCGCGGCACGGGGGTCGGCGCCCCGGACGAAGAGCATGGCCACGCCGTTGCCGTCGCCGAAGATCTCGGCGGGGATGGTCGTCAACAGCCCGGTGCCGTCGGACGTGCGGGCGTCGGCCGCCACCGCCCCACGGTGCTTGACGTTGGCCAGGCCGGTCAGGGCGGCGGTGACGATGGAACGGGACGGGCGGCCCTCGGCATCGGCGACGAAGCCGATGCCGCAGGCGTCGAGCTCACGCACGCGTGTCTCCTCTGCAGCGGATGGTCGGATCGATTCGTTGGCGCCGACCCGTCATCGCCGGCCCGCCGGCGATGGGTCGTCGCCCAGACGATCGGGGACGTCAACGTCATTGGTGAACGTGGCGCCGTTGCCCATCAGCCCCGACCGGGCTGACCGCTACCTTACCCACCCGCCCGTGGGGTAGTCCGGTCGCCATCGGGTCGTGGTTCAGCCGGTGAAGGCTGGGACGAGCGGTGCCGTCGCGGGAGTGGCACCCGCCCCGACGGCGAGGACCACCGTGGTGACCTCACCAGTGCCGTAGTGGTCGGCCGCCACGTAGGTGAAGCGGTCGTCGCCGACGAAGCCGTCGGCCGGGCGGTAGGTGAAGCTCCCGTCGGAACGCAGCTCGAGGGTTCCGTGGGCCGGCGGGTCGACCATGCGGGCGGTGATGCCGTCGGCGGGTACGACGAGGCGGAGGTCGTCGCCCTCGGCCACGGCGTGGGGCCCGTCGGCGGCGCCGGCCGCCCCCAGCAGGACAGGGTCGGTGCCGGTGTCGTTGGCCAACACCCCTGGGGCGGGCACGTCGGTGGCGCCGACCACGTCGAAGCGGTCGGCGCTGCTCTGCGGGCGCACCGTCACCAACTGGTCCTGGAGGATCACGTTGGGCTCGCCGTCGGCGTTCTTGCCGGTGCCCCGCACACAGGTGCCGCTCCTGGGATCCCCGTCGTTCCACACCTGGGTCAGGCAGTTGCGCAGGGCCAGCTGAGCCCAGTAGTCGGGATGCAGCGACTCCTGCTGGAAGTGGGAGGTGCCGGCGGTGTTGATGTAGATCATGTTGACCCACTCGGTCCGGTCGACGGCGTCCGCTTGCGTCCACGACGTCACCCCTCCGGCCTGGAGCTGGTCGACGCCCGTCTCGCACAGCCGCCGACCCGTGAGCAGGGGGCTCAGCTCCAGCGTGACGATGTCACCACCGGCCTCGGCCACGGCCGCGCGCACGGTGCTGTTGACCACGCCGAGCACGTCGTTGACCATCCAGTTGGCGTCGGTGTCCCAGAACCCGCAGCCACCGGTGGTCTGACGGGTGTAGCCGGACTCGGAGTAGCGGAAGTTGCTCCCGTAGGGGAGAGGCTGGGGGTAGGTCTGCACCACGAGTGTGTAGTCGCCCTCGGCGTGACCGGCGGCGTCCATGGCGGTGCGGATGTTGGCGATGGCACCGACGATCTTGCCCTGCACCTCCTCGGCCGCGGTCGCGGAGACCTTGGCCCGCTGGGCGGCGTCGGTGTGGCAGGTGTAGGTGGCGAAGACGTTGGAGGAGAGGAAGTCCTCGACACAGGCGGTGGCGATGCCGGACACGTCGAAGTCGTTGCCGCCGATGGACAGCACGATCAGCCCCACGTCCTCGCCGGCGGCGAACTCCTGGAGCATGAGGGCCTGGCCCTTGTTCCCCTTACCGTCGTCGTAGAAGTCGATGCCGGGCTTGAAGGCGTCGGTCAGGTACCCGTTGGACCAGTAGGTGTTGGTCTGGGCGCCGCTGCAGGCCAGGTTGAGGGTGTTGAGCCCGGTGGCGGCGCCGTCGTCGCGGATGTGGACCTCGGCGGACTTGGAGCGGTGGCAGAGGGGGATCAGCTCGCCGGTGTCGGTGGGGTTGTCGAAGTAGGCGGTGGGTCCGAGGGCATCGTTGGCGCTCTCGGGCAGGGTGGAGGTGTTGCCGGCCCAGCGGCCGGCTTCGCCCGAGATGTAGGAGTCACCCAGCGAGATGATCCACGGCTCTCCGTTCGCCGGCGCCGCCGACCCGTCCGGTGACGGGCTCGAGGTCGAGGTCGTGGCGCTCTCGGAGCGCGGGTCGTCCGTCGACGTCTGGGCGGCGGCCACCCCGGCGAAGGGTGCCGTCACGACGGCGATCAGCGCCGCTGCCACCGCGACGACGCCGAGTCGTCGGCGGGTGGGTGCGGAGGGCGGCAGGGTTCGAGGCATCGATGGCTCCCGGGACGTGGACCCGTCGATCTTGTCAGCTCGCCCGGTGGGGCGGACGGCAAGGTCTGGCTTGGCGCGGGGTGGGTCAGACCTCGGGCCAGGCGCGACGGGGCCGGCGCCGGCCGCCTCGTCGGTCGCCGAGGGCCCACGTGCGGCGCCATGCCCCGACACCCGGACCCTGCAGCGACGGGGTCTCCCCGGCCGCGGCCCGCTTGCGGGCCTGCCACCAGTCGCTGCCGGCCTCGTCGGCCAGAGCGGCCACGGCTCGTTCGATGCGCACCGCCATGTTGCGGGAGTCGTCGTCGGGCCCGGGCACGATGGGGTCGCCGAAGGTGACGGTGGTGGGGGTGGGGCGGGGCACGTTCTTGCCCTTGCGCAGGATGCGCCCGGTGCCTTCGAGGTGGACGGGCACCACGGGCACCCGGCAGCGGATGGCCAGGTAGGCGGCGCCGCCGCGGAAGGCCTGGCCCCACCCGTCGGGGGAGCGTCCGCCCTCCGGGAAGATGAGCATGCTCCACCCGTCGTCGATCAGCTCGGCCGCCTGGTCGGCGGACGTGCGGGTCACCTTGGTGCGCTCGATCGGGATGGCGCCGATGACCAGGGCCGACAGGGTGGAGGTGACCCGGTTGCCGAAGAAGTAGTCGGCGGCCGCGCCGATGAAGAGGTGGTGCCGCCACGGTTCGGGGATGACCGACAGCATCAGGGGGGTGTCGACGTGGCTGTGGTGGTTGGCGGCGAAGACCACCGGTCCGTCGAGGTCGGCGAGGCGGTCGGTGCCCTTGACGGTGGGGGTGGCCAGCAGGTCCATGGTGGGACGCACGACGCCCTCGACCAGCAGGACCCGGGCGGCGCGGGCCGGATAGGACCGGGCCCACTCGGTGTCGTAGGCGGCGCCCACCTTGCTCTCGGCCGGAGGCACCTCGACCCCTGCCGGCACCGTGGGAGCGCGGAGGGGCGCCGGCAGGGCGCGTCCCAGGGCGGCTGCGCCGGCGCGCCCGGCCGTGCCCGCCGCAGTGCGGTTCACCGGGAGGCGCTTGACGAGCTCGACGGCCTGGGACCGCGTGATCGGCATGCGCCGACCGGTCCAGTCTCCGAGGCCACCGTTGCCGGTGCTGTGACGGCTCATGATCTCGCCGGCCTCAGGTGACGTCGGCCATGAGGATGGGCGGGTTGTGCAGGTGGGTGATGGAGGCGTCGGGACCGACGACGTCGCTCGCCATCTCCAGAGCGTCCTGCAGAGTGCTGGCCGGCTTGAACCCCAACCGGCGCACGGCCCGGACATCGCCGCCGACGATGATCACCTGCCCCACGTGCTGGAGTGCGTGCGCGCACCAGTACCACATGTAGAAGGGGTGCACGCCGTGGTAGGCGTAGCTGGTGCGGTAGAGGTGGCGGTACCACTCGTCCTCCGCGAAGCCCTTCTCGAACTCGGCCTCGATGCGCACCGGGTCGGTGGTCTCGGCCAGCACCTGCTCGAAGAAGTCGATGTAGCTCGGGTGGTGCACCGGGTGGAACTCCCACGGCGTCGGGTGGCTCATGACGACCACGCCACCCTCTCGCACCGGAGGCTTGCCCCGGTAGAGGTTGAAGAAGTACCCGAGCCCGAGGCACGCCACCAGGATCGGGTTGAGGATGGAGTTCACGTTGTAGGGGCTGATGTAGGGCAGCCCCATGGTGAGGATGTCGGTCTGGCCCTCCACCGGCACCAGGTGCTGCTTGTAGACGTTCTCGGTGGTGAGCTCGTGGACGGCCTCGACCTCGCCGGCCTGCACCGACGTCATGGCGTGGGGAGCCTGCCAGCTCTGGAAGACCGAACGGCGGGTGCGCTGGGGCATGCGGTCGAGGCCGGCCTTCATGGCGGCGAAGGAGATGCGGTCCTTGGCGTTCCACTCCCATTCGCGCTTCTGCAGCACGCTCATGGGCCCCTCGGTGCCGAAGACGTTGTTGTTCATGGTCGTCTCGACCTGGAAGACCTTGACGCCGGAGTCCTTGAGCACCTTGCCCATGCGCCAGTTCGAGGAGTGCAGCTCGGAGGCGTGGCGGTCCATGAAGGACTTGGAGTGCCGCATGGTCTTGACGTTGTGGTGGTGGCGCAGGCTGCGGTAGCTGGCCAGGCCGGTGGCAGTGGACTTCCAGCCGCCGTCCATGGAGACGAGGTTGATGTTGACGTAGACGATGAGGTCGCTGGTGGCGGCCCGCTTGTTGATCTCGACCTCTTCGCCCTGGTCGGTGGTGCCGAGGTACTCGAGGTTGTCGGGGTCCTCGGCGTCGTGGTTGACGAGCAGGCCGTGAGGGGCGAAGGCGTCGTAGACCCGGTCGCCCACGGCGTGGCGCAGCTCGGCTTCGGTCATGCGCCGGTGCAGGGCCAGGGCGGCGATCAGCATGACGTCGTCGACGCCGGCCTCCGCGGCCAGGTCGAGCACCGCCTCGATGACCCGCTGGCGGATGTCGGGCCGCTTCATGGGCGGCAGCGGCAAGGAGATGTCGTCGAAGGCGATGGTGAGCTTCATGCCCGGCGTGAGCAGGGCGGGAAGCGGCTCGCTGTCGCCGAGGGGGTTGAGCAGGGCGTGCCGGATGGCGGCGTCGGGGTGCTCGAGCGCCTCGATGGGCTCGGCCGGGTAGAGCACCCGGCTGCGCCCGGCGGGCAGCTTCTCGAGCCGGAACCCCTCGCCGTGGTGGAAGAGGATCGGCGGCGTCGAACGATCGACGTCGAGCACGAAGCCTGGTCTAGGCACGGTTGCGTTCCTTCTCGTTGCGGAGGTCGAAGGCGATGCGCACGGCCCCTCGGGGGCCGGCGGACGCGGCGTGGGCGATGGCGTCGGTGAAGCGGGCCAACGGGTACGTGGCGCTGACCAGCCGACCGAGGTCGGCGGCGTCGACCAGGTCGAAGGCCAGGTCGAAGGTGCGGTGGCGGGCGCCGTCGGCGAGGACCTCGGTGCCGTAGGCGTAGGCCCCGGCCAGGGTGATCTCGCGCTGCCACAGGCCGGTGAGGTCGACCTGGGTGTGGCCGGGCATGCCCACCATGGTGATGCGGCCCCGGGGGCGCACCACGGCGAGGGCTTGGGCGAGGGAGGTGTCGTTGCCCACGCAGTCGATGACCACGTCGGCGCCCCCGGTGAGGCGCACGATGTCGCCGTCACCGATCGCCATGGTGCCGGTGGCCCGCCGCACGGCCCGGGCGATCTCTCCGGGAGCCACGACGGTGTGGGCGCCGAGCTGGGCGGCCAGGTCGCGCTGCACGGGGTGCTTGGCCACGGCCAGCACCGTGCAGGCGGGGGCGAAGCGGGTCAGGGCGGCGATGGTCAGCAGGCCGAGGGCTCCGGCGCCGAGGACCACCACGAGATCTCCTTCGCGGACCTGGGCGGCCAGGGCACCGTGCACCGCACAGGCCGTGGGCTCGACCATGACCGCGGCTTCGTCGCTCCAGTGCGCGGGTACGGCGTGCAGCTGGCTGGCGTGGGCGACCATGCGGGTGGACCAGCCACCCCCGGTGTCGCAGCAGAACCCGGTCTGCAACCCGGGTTCGATGGCCCCGAAGGCGATGCGCTCGCAGTTGCCGAGGTCGCCGCGGGCGCAGGCGTCGCAGACGGGGTCGATGCCGCGGGTGACGCAGCCGAGGACGGGCTCCACCACGACGCGGCCGGCGGGCACCTCGCCCACGGCCTCGTCGAGGTCGGCGACGACCTCGTGGCCGGGCACGAACGGGAACGAGACGATGGGCTCGAAGTAGCGCGAGCTGTGACCGTCGATGGTGGCCAGGTCGGATCCGCAGATGCCGGCCAGTCGGGGCTTGATCTCGGTCCAGTCGGAGCCGGGCGGCTCGGGCGGGTCGACGGAGCGCAACCGCAGGGGTCCGACCTTGGCGCCGGCGCCTCCGGCCAGCCGTCCGGCGACGGCCGCCGCCGCGAAGCGGGGCACGTTGCGTTCGAAGCGGAGGGCCTTCACGCCGTGCCTCCGGGGACCAGTGGGTTGGCCAGCCCGCCGTGTCGGGTGCGACGGGGGCCGATGGGCACGAGGCGTCGGGGAGCGCCCGGGGCCTTGGCGAAGTGCTCGACCAGCCAGCCCCGCTTGCGGGCCAGGGCGGCCAGGCGGGTCTCGGGGTTGACGGCGACCGGGAAGCCCGCCGCCTCGAGCATGGGCAGGTCGCTGGTGGAATCGGCGTAGGCGACGGTCTCGGACAGGTCGAGGCCGTGGGCGGCGGCGTAGTCCATGAGCACCTGCGCCCGGCTCTCGCCGGTGGGGGGCACGTCGGTCAGCTCACCGTCGTAGGCGCCGTGGCGCACGCCCATCTCGGCGGCCACGATGTCGTCGAAGAGAGGGGTCAGCGGCTTGACCACGAAGTCGAGGGCGCCGGTGATCAACACCGTGCGGTGGCCCGCCGCCCGGTGCTCACGCACCCGCCGGATGGCTGCGGGGAACGACTTGGCGATGATGAGTCGACTGAACATCTCGGCGGCGTCCTCGTCGATCTGCTGCACCGGGGCGCCGTCGTAGCGCCGGTAGAAGAAGCGCAGGAAGTCGCTGCGGTCGGCTCGGTCGAGGCTGAGCAGCGACGGCCCCTCGGCGAGCAGGGATGCGGCGAAGCGCAGGCGCTCGTCGCGAGGCATGCGGCGGGTGGCGAGGTAGGCGTAGCTGGCCACCACGTTGGAGGCGATGAGGGTGTTCTCGAGGTCGAAGGCGGCCAGCTGGCGCTCGGGGGCCAGCACCTGGGCGCGCAGGCGCTCGGAGCGGCTGGGGCCGGTGCGGCCGCCGGGGGTGGTGCGCACCCGGGCCTGTTGGACGACCGAGGGGAGGAAGATGTCGGTGGTGAAGGAGTCCCACTCGATGACGCGAGGGTCGAAGCAGAAGTCGCGTCGGTCGTCGTCGGTCTGGTCGTCCCACAGGGCGAGGAGCCGGTCGAGGCCGTAGACCGCCTCGCACTCGGCGTAGGCGCCGTAGAGCTCGACGTAGCCGAGGGCCTGCTCGGCCTCCTCGCGCTTGGACTCGAGCGAGGCGCTCCACTCGGCCTGCTTGCCTCGCAGGGGGAGCTGGGCCAGCACGCTCTCGGCTCGTTCGAGGGTCTTCTGGGCCCGTTGGAGCTGGCCCTGCACCCGACCCCGCCCCGGGAACGACCACTTGGCGACCACGATGGGCTGGCCCTTGGGGTCGTAGAGGGGGTGCTCGAGGAACCAGTCCGAGACCAGGTCGACGAGGCGGCGGTAGTGCAAGGGGTTCTGCGAGCCCGAGGCGACCTGGACGACCTCGATGTCGGGCTCGGGCCCCTTGGCGGCGACCGCGATGATGGCGGCGCTGACCAGGTCGACGGGGATGACGTCGACGATGCCCTCGGGAACGCCGGGGAACTCCTTGAGCAGGCCGCGGGCGTAGCTGATGATGACCGGGTCGGCCATGCGGAAGCCGCGGATCCAGCCCGGGCGGGGTTCGGCCAGGGCGGTCTCGATGATGGAGGGCCGCACGATGCTGACGGGCACGTCGCCGCGGTTCTCGTTGAGGGCCAGCTCGCCGAGGGCCTTGGTGTAGGCGTAGGCGTCGGGCCAGCCGAGCGACGCAGCGCGGGCCCGCCCGGCTTCGACCATGCGGTCGCCGACCCACCGGCTGCGCAGCTGCTCGGTCTTGTCGGACAGCAGGGGGCTGCCGGCGGCACCGAGCTCGCGGCGGGCCCGGGCCCGGAACTCGGCGAGCTTCTCGGGGGTGCGGCTCTGGGCCTCGGCGTCGCTGCGGGCCCGGCGGGCCCCCTCGACCTCCTTGCGCCAGTCGACGTCGACGAAGAAGGGGCTCTCGTCGACGAGCTGCTCGGGGGCCGAGCCCCGTCGGTTGCCGGCCACGTAGCAGGTGGACACCGCCACCAGGTGAGGTGCCACCCCCATCTCGTTGAGCACGGCGGCGATGCGGCTGGGGCCGAGCAGGTTCACCTCGACGGCGCTGTCGAGGGGGGAGTCGAAGCTGACGGTGGCGGCCGAGTGGATGACGACGTCGCAGCCGGCGAGCAGGGCGCGTCCGGCCTCGTCGAGCCCGAGGCCGTCGCGGCCGACGTCGCCGGCGACGGCGGTGATGCGCCGAGCGGTCATCTCGGCGAAGCCGTCCTTGCCGAGCTCGCCCCGGAGGCGGTCGAAGGCGTCGTTCTTCAGGATCTCGCGGGCCACACGCTGCTCGATCGAGGAGCGCTTGCCCGGTCGCACCAGCAGCACGAGCTCGCAGTCCGGCACGCTGCGCAGGAGCCGCTCGAGCAGGTTGGTGCCGAGGAACCCGGTGGTACCGGTGATGAAGAGGCGCTTTCCGGCCAGGGCCGCAGGAATCACCGTCATTGTCTACCACTTGGTAAGTGAGGGGGTCTACCATCGCCCTCGTGGCGACCACGGTGGAGCCGGCCCGCGCCGGTGGGACTCGAGCGGAGAGGGCCCGCCTCACCGATGATCGCATCCTCGCGGCGGCGCTGCAGTCGTTCGGCACCAAGGGCTACGACGCCACCTCCCTCGACCA includes the following:
- a CDS encoding Ig-like domain-containing protein yields the protein MPRTLPPSAPTRRRLGVVAVAAALIAVVTAPFAGVAAAQTSTDDPRSESATTSTSSPSPDGSAAPANGEPWIISLGDSYISGEAGRWAGNTSTLPESANDALGPTAYFDNPTDTGELIPLCHRSKSAEVHIRDDGAATGLNTLNLACSGAQTNTYWSNGYLTDAFKPGIDFYDDGKGNKGQALMLQEFAAGEDVGLIVLSIGGNDFDVSGIATACVEDFLSSNVFATYTCHTDAAQRAKVSATAAEEVQGKIVGAIANIRTAMDAAGHAEGDYTLVVQTYPQPLPYGSNFRYSESGYTRQTTGGCGFWDTDANWMVNDVLGVVNSTVRAAVAEAGGDIVTLELSPLLTGRRLCETGVDQLQAGGVTSWTQADAVDRTEWVNMIYINTAGTSHFQQESLHPDYWAQLALRNCLTQVWNDGDPRSGTCVRGTGKNADGEPNVILQDQLVTVRPQSSADRFDVVGATDVPAPGVLANDTGTDPVLLGAAGAADGPHAVAEGDDLRLVVPADGITARMVDPPAHGTLELRSDGSFTYRPADGFVGDDRFTYVAADHYGTGEVTTVVLAVGAGATPATAPLVPAFTG
- a CDS encoding lysophospholipid acyltransferase family protein; the encoded protein is MSRHSTGNGGLGDWTGRRMPITRSQAVELVKRLPVNRTAAGTAGRAGAAALGRALPAPLRAPTVPAGVEVPPAESKVGAAYDTEWARSYPARAARVLLVEGVVRPTMDLLATPTVKGTDRLADLDGPVVFAANHHSHVDTPLMLSVIPEPWRHHLFIGAAADYFFGNRVTSTLSALVIGAIPIERTKVTRTSADQAAELIDDGWSMLIFPEGGRSPDGWGQAFRGGAAYLAIRCRVPVVPVHLEGTGRILRKGKNVPRPTPTTVTFGDPIVPGPDDDSRNMAVRIERAVAALADEAGSDWWQARKRAAAGETPSLQGPGVGAWRRTWALGDRRGGRRRPRRAWPEV
- a CDS encoding lactate racemase domain-containing protein yields the protein MPRPGFVLDVDRSTPPILFHHGEGFRLEKLPAGRSRVLYPAEPIEALEHPDAAIRHALLNPLGDSEPLPALLTPGMKLTIAFDDISLPLPPMKRPDIRQRVIEAVLDLAAEAGVDDVMLIAALALHRRMTEAELRHAVGDRVYDAFAPHGLLVNHDAEDPDNLEYLGTTDQGEEVEINKRAATSDLIVYVNINLVSMDGGWKSTATGLASYRSLRHHHNVKTMRHSKSFMDRHASELHSSNWRMGKVLKDSGVKVFQVETTMNNNVFGTEGPMSVLQKREWEWNAKDRISFAAMKAGLDRMPQRTRRSVFQSWQAPHAMTSVQAGEVEAVHELTTENVYKQHLVPVEGQTDILTMGLPYISPYNVNSILNPILVACLGLGYFFNLYRGKPPVREGGVVVMSHPTPWEFHPVHHPSYIDFFEQVLAETTDPVRIEAEFEKGFAEDEWYRHLYRTSYAYHGVHPFYMWYWCAHALQHVGQVIIVGGDVRAVRRLGFKPASTLQDALEMASDVVGPDASITHLHNPPILMADVT
- a CDS encoding zinc-dependent alcohol dehydrogenase, which gives rise to MKALRFERNVPRFAAAAVAGRLAGGAGAKVGPLRLRSVDPPEPPGSDWTEIKPRLAGICGSDLATIDGHSSRYFEPIVSFPFVPGHEVVADLDEAVGEVPAGRVVVEPVLGCVTRGIDPVCDACARGDLGNCERIAFGAIEPGLQTGFCCDTGGGWSTRMVAHASQLHAVPAHWSDEAAVMVEPTACAVHGALAAQVREGDLVVVLGAGALGLLTIAALTRFAPACTVLAVAKHPVQRDLAAQLGAHTVVAPGEIARAVRRATGTMAIGDGDIVRLTGGADVVIDCVGNDTSLAQALAVVRPRGRITMVGMPGHTQVDLTGLWQREITLAGAYAYGTEVLADGARHRTFDLAFDLVDAADLGRLVSATYPLARFTDAIAHAASAGPRGAVRIAFDLRNEKERNRA
- a CDS encoding HAD-IB family hydrolase, whose amino-acid sequence is MIPAALAGKRLFITGTTGFLGTNLLERLLRSVPDCELVLLVRPGKRSSIEQRVAREILKNDAFDRLRGELGKDGFAEMTARRITAVAGDVGRDGLGLDEAGRALLAGCDVVIHSAATVSFDSPLDSAVEVNLLGPSRIAAVLNEMGVAPHLVAVSTCYVAGNRRGSAPEQLVDESPFFVDVDWRKEVEGARRARSDAEAQSRTPEKLAEFRARARRELGAAGSPLLSDKTEQLRSRWVGDRMVEAGRARAASLGWPDAYAYTKALGELALNENRGDVPVSIVRPSIIETALAEPRPGWIRGFRMADPVIISYARGLLKEFPGVPEGIVDVIPVDLVSAAIIAVAAKGPEPDIEVVQVASGSQNPLHYRRLVDLVSDWFLEHPLYDPKGQPIVVAKWSFPGRGRVQGQLQRAQKTLERAESVLAQLPLRGKQAEWSASLESKREEAEQALGYVELYGAYAECEAVYGLDRLLALWDDQTDDDRRDFCFDPRVIEWDSFTTDIFLPSVVQQARVRTTPGGRTGPSRSERLRAQVLAPERQLAAFDLENTLIASNVVASYAYLATRRMPRDERLRFAASLLAEGPSLLSLDRADRSDFLRFFYRRYDGAPVQQIDEDAAEMFSRLIIAKSFPAAIRRVREHRAAGHRTVLITGALDFVVKPLTPLFDDIVAAEMGVRHGAYDGELTDVPPTGESRAQVLMDYAAAHGLDLSETVAYADSTSDLPMLEAAGFPVAVNPETRLAALARKRGWLVEHFAKAPGAPRRLVPIGPRRTRHGGLANPLVPGGTA